From Mytilus galloprovincialis chromosome 9, xbMytGall1.hap1.1, whole genome shotgun sequence, the proteins below share one genomic window:
- the LOC143045994 gene encoding uncharacterized protein LOC143045994 isoform X3 — MKQEGKDKQFLLAKMHDITGEPKQKPKKHQPPPPPTVNTVNEAEDIHANSVAMNDDEEQNKNTLKLNDLYRHHVNLNDENECEQVENNANQHISPNRSRNDLRSASNVHIGEPVSKSGTSSSAESQLPKSTIDNLDW; from the exons ATGAAACAGGAAGGTAAAGATAAACAGTTTTTGCTTGCTAAAATGCATGATATAACTGGTGAACCAAAACAGAAACCAAAAAAACATCAGCCTCCACCTCCACCAACGGTTAATACAGTCAATGAAGCAGAAGAT ATACATGCAAATAGTGTTGCCATGAATGACGATGAAGAGCAAAATAAGAATACTCTTAAACTTAATGACCTTTATCGCCATCATGTTAATTTGAACGATGAAAACGAGTGTGAACAAGTGGAAAATAATGCAAATCAACACATAAGTCCAAATAGATCTAGAAATGATCTCAGATCGGCCTCTAATGTGCACATTGGGGAACCAGTATCTAAGAGTGGAACATCTTCATCTGCTGAATCACAATTACCCAAATCAACAATCGATAACTTAGATTGGTAG
- the LOC143045994 gene encoding uncharacterized protein LOC143045994 isoform X2 → MKQEGKDKQFLLAKMHDITGEPKQKPKKHQPPPPPTVNTVNEAEDTKHFIQDDVPPPPAYEEKITEEKQPTPPPPEVEDDWDEAPIILAVTSPQTQSTPNRPKSSSPEHFELQKRKSKKSKVTPRVEKNEQPTNMPFDF, encoded by the exons ATGAAACAGGAAGGTAAAGATAAACAGTTTTTGCTTGCTAAAATGCATGATATAACTGGTGAACCAAAACAGAAACCAAAAAAACATCAGCCTCCACCTCCACCAACGGTTAATACAGTCAATGAAGCAGAAGAT acAAAACATTTTATACAGGATGATGTACCCCCTCCGCCAgcatatgaagaaaaaattactGAAGAGAAACAACCAACTCCTCCACCTCCTGAGGTAGAGGATGATTGGGATGAGGCCCCTATTATATTAGCAGTCACCTCACCCCAAACACAATCAACGCCTAATCGTCCTAAATCTTCGTCTCCAGAACATTTTGAACTGCAGAAAAGAAAATCTAAAAAATCAAAGGTTACTCCTAGAGTTGAAAAGAATGAACAACCTACAAATATGccttttgacttttaa
- the LOC143045994 gene encoding uncharacterized protein LOC143045994 isoform X1, with protein MKQEGKDKQFLLAKMHDITGEPKQKPKKHQPPPPPTVNTVNEAEDYNEEYLAKTKHFIQDDVPPPPAYEEKITEEKQPTPPPPEVEDDWDEAPIILAVTSPQTQSTPNRPKSSSPEHFELQKRKSKKSKVTPRVEKNEQPTNMPFDF; from the exons ATGAAACAGGAAGGTAAAGATAAACAGTTTTTGCTTGCTAAAATGCATGATATAACTGGTGAACCAAAACAGAAACCAAAAAAACATCAGCCTCCACCTCCACCAACGGTTAATACAGTCAATGAAGCAGAAGAT TATAATGAAGAATATTTAGCTAAG acAAAACATTTTATACAGGATGATGTACCCCCTCCGCCAgcatatgaagaaaaaattactGAAGAGAAACAACCAACTCCTCCACCTCCTGAGGTAGAGGATGATTGGGATGAGGCCCCTATTATATTAGCAGTCACCTCACCCCAAACACAATCAACGCCTAATCGTCCTAAATCTTCGTCTCCAGAACATTTTGAACTGCAGAAAAGAAAATCTAAAAAATCAAAGGTTACTCCTAGAGTTGAAAAGAATGAACAACCTACAAATATGccttttgacttttaa